A window of Phocoena phocoena chromosome 6, mPhoPho1.1, whole genome shotgun sequence contains these coding sequences:
- the EDF1 gene encoding endothelial differentiation-related factor 1 isoform X2, producing MAESDWDTVTVLRKKGPTAAQAKSKQAILAAQRRGEDVETSKKWAAGQNKQHSITKNTAKLDRETEELHHDRVTLEVGKKINEKPQVIADYESGRAIPNNQVLGKIERAIGLKLRGRDIGKPIEKGPRAK from the exons ATGGCTGAGAGTGACTGGGACACGGTGACGGTGCTGCGCAAAAAGGGCCCCACGGCCGCCCAGGCCAAGTCCAAGCAG GCCATCTTAGCAGCTCAGAGACGAGGAGAAGATGTGGAGACTTCCAAGAAAT GGGCCGCCGGCCAGAACAAACAGCATTCGATCACCAAGAACACAGCCAAGCTGGACCGGGAGACCGAGGAGCTGCACCACGACCGGGTGACCCTGGAGGTGGGCAAG AAAATCAACGAAAAGCCACAGGTCATCGCGGACTATGAGAGTGGCCGGGCCATTCCTAACAACCAGGTTCTGGGCAAGATCGAGAGAGCCATCG GCCTCAAGCTCCGGGGGAGAGACATTGGGAAGCCGATCGAGAAGGGGCCGAGGGCGAAATGA
- the EDF1 gene encoding endothelial differentiation-related factor 1 isoform X1, with amino-acid sequence MAESDWDTVTVLRKKGPTAAQAKSKQAILAAQRRGEDVETSKKWAAGQNKQHSITKNTAKLDRETEELHHDRVTLEVGKVIQQGRQGKGLTQKDLATKINEKPQVIADYESGRAIPNNQVLGKIERAIGLKLRGRDIGKPIEKGPRAK; translated from the exons ATGGCTGAGAGTGACTGGGACACGGTGACGGTGCTGCGCAAAAAGGGCCCCACGGCCGCCCAGGCCAAGTCCAAGCAG GCCATCTTAGCAGCTCAGAGACGAGGAGAAGATGTGGAGACTTCCAAGAAAT GGGCCGCCGGCCAGAACAAACAGCATTCGATCACCAAGAACACAGCCAAGCTGGACCGGGAGACCGAGGAGCTGCACCACGACCGGGTGACCCTGGAGGTGGGCAAGGTGATCCAGCAGGGCCGGCAGGGCAAAGGACTGACGCAGAAGGACCTGGCGACG AAAATCAACGAAAAGCCACAGGTCATCGCGGACTATGAGAGTGGCCGGGCCATTCCTAACAACCAGGTTCTGGGCAAGATCGAGAGAGCCATCG GCCTCAAGCTCCGGGGGAGAGACATTGGGAAGCCGATCGAGAAGGGGCCGAGGGCGAAATGA
- the MAMDC4 gene encoding apical endosomal glycoprotein, which yields MSLPGHLLPVLVLLLARSPGWAWGPSRCRPPREAVCNFVCDCRGCPDEAQCGYHGASPTLGAPFACDFEQDSCGWRDMSTSGYSWLRDRAGATPEGPGPRSDHTLGTDLGWYVAAGTHRGREAATAALRSPTLREAAPSCELSLWYHVASGGVAELRLELTHGVETLTLWRSSGPWVPGWQELVVPTGRIQGDFRVTFSATRNATRRGAVALDDVAFWSCGLPTPQAHCPLRQHHCQNKACVEPHQLCDGEDNCGDGSDEDTPTCNHHTATDFERGLGLWNRSEGWARNHSAGGPQHPAWPHRDHSRNSAQGSFLVSVAEPSAPAILSSPEFQASAPQKCSLTFYHYLHGSEAGCLQVFLQTRSAGAPQAAVLLRRRHGELGAAWVRDRVDIQSKHPFRILLAGQTGPGGVVGLDDLILSDHCKPVPEVAGPPPGLWAPGPRSQLSSLQPWNFCEPGHLLCGDLCVPPEQLCDFQQQCPGGEDEQECGTTDFESPSAGGWEDASVGRLQWVRLPAQDSGSPGLDASGATGHFLSVQRAWGQLAEQARVLTPTLGPSGPRCELHMAYYFQSHTQEISCNFERGTCGWHTGHLTDAHWYRVESRGPGYDHTTGQGHFMLLDPTEPPAQGPGAHLLTWPQSPAAAQECLSFWYHLYGPQTGTLRLAMKREGERERHLWSQSGTHGNRWHEAWATLHHPQDSSAKYQLLFEGLRDGYHGTMALDDVTVRPGPCWAPKRCSFEDSACGFSTGGRGLWTRQANATGQAARGPPADHTTETAQGHYMVVDTSPQALPRGHVASLISEEHRPLAQAACLTFWYHLSLRNPGTLRVHVEEAEKRQVLSIGAHGGLAWRLGSVDLQAERAWRVVFEAVAAGVECSYIALDDLLLQDGPCPRPASCDFEAGLCGWNHLPWPGLGGYSWDWSSGGTPSRYPQPPVDHTLGTEAGHFALFETGVLGPGGRAAWLRSQPLPATEASCLRFWYHMGFPEHFYKGELRVLLSSTRGQLAVWGAGGHLRHQWLEGQVEVASAEEFQIVFEATLGGQPALGPIALDDVEYLAGQRCQLPTPSQGDTAVATSVPAVVGGTLLLLVLLVLLGLAGRHWLQNRGGCPFWRETDTVAPSFDNILFNAGHVTLPASVTNDQ from the exons CAAGGTCCCCGGGCTGGGCCTGGGGCCCCAGCCGCTGCAGACCCCCCCGCGAGGCCGTGTGCAACTTCGTGTGTGACTGCAGGGGCTGCCCCGACGAGGCCCAGTGTG GTTACCACGGGGCCTCACCCACCCTGGGCGCCCCCTTCGCCTGCGACTTCGAGCAGGACTCCTGTGGCTGGCGGGACATGAGCACCTCGGGCTACAGCTGGCTCCGAGACCGGGCAGGGGCCACACCGGAGGGTCCAGGGCCGCGCTCGGACCACACTCTGGGCACTGACCTTG GCTGGTACGTGGCTGCTGGCACACACCGTGGGAGAGAGGCGGCCACCGCAGCCCTGCGCTCCCCAACCCTGCGTGAGGCAGCCCCCTCCTGTGAGCTGAGCCTCTGGTACCACGTGGCCTCTGGAG GTGTGGCCGAGCTGCGGCTGGAGCTGACCCACGGTGTGGAGACACTGACCCTGTGGCGGAGCTCGGGGCCCTGGGTCCCAGGCTGGCAGGAGCTGGTGGTGCCCACCGGCCGCATCCAGGGTGACTTCAGG GTGACCTTCTCTGCCACCCGAAACGCCACCCGCAGGGGTGCTGTGGCCTTGGACGACGTGGCCTTCTGGAGCTGTGGGTTGCCCA CCCCGCAGGCGCACTGCCCCCTGAGGCAGCACCATTGCCAGAACAAGGCATGCGTGGAGCCCCACCAGCTGTGCGACGGGGAGGACAACTGCGGAGACGGTTCAGATGAGGACACGCCCACCTGCA ACCACCACACGGCCACCGATTTTGAGAGGGGCCTGGGCCTGTGGAACCGCTCAGAGGGCTGGGCCCGGAACCACAGCGCGGGCGGCCCACAGCACCCCGCCTGGCCGCACCGTGACCACAGCCGGAACAGCGCGCAGG GCTCCTTCCTGGTGTCCGTGGCAGAGCCCAGCGCCCCAGCCATCCTCTCCAGCCCCGAGTTCCAGGCCTCGGCCCCCCAGAAGTGCTCG CTCACCTTCTATCACTACCTGCACGGGTCCGAGGCTGGCTGCCTCCAGGTGTTCCTGCAGACGCGGAGCGCTGGCGCCCCCCAGGCCGCTGTCCTGCTGCGCAGGCGCCACGGGGAACTGGGGGCCGCCTGGGTCCGAGACCGCGTTGACATCCAGAGCAAGCACCCCTTTCGG ATCCTCCTGGCCGGGCAGACGGGCCCGGGGGGCGTCGTGGGCCTGGATGACCTCATCCTGTCTGACCACTGCAAACCAGTCCCAG AGGTGGCTGGCCCAcctcctgggctctgggctccTGGTCCCCGGTCCCAGCTGTCCAGCCTGCAGCCCTGGAATTTCTGCGAGCCCGGACATCTCTTGTGTGGGGACCTGTGTGTCCCCCCGGAGCAGCTGTGTGACTTCCAGCAGCAGTGCCCTGGGGGCGAGGACGAGCAGGAATGCG GCACCACGGACTTCGAGTCCCCCTCGGCCGGGGGCTGGGAGGATGCCAGCGTGGGGCGGCTGCAGTGGGTGCGTCTCCCGGCCCAGGACAGCGGGAGCCCTGGCTTGGACGCCAGCGGGGCCACTG GGCACTTCCTGTCCGTGCAGAGGGCCTGGGGGCAGCTAGCAGAGCAGGCCCGCGTCCTCACACCCACCCTGGGCCCCTCTGGCCCCCGCTGTGAACTCCACATGGCTTACTATTTTCAGAGTCACACCCAAG AGATCTCCTGTAACTTTGAGCGGGGCACCTGCGGCTGGCACACTGGCCACCTCACAGATGCCCACTGGTACCGAGTCGAGAGCCGTGGCCCTGGGTACGACCACACCACAGGCCAAG GCCACTTCATGCTCCTAGACCCCACGGaacccccagcccagggccccgGTGCTCACCTGCTCACCTGGCCCCAGTCACCCGCGGCCGCTCAGGAGTGCCTCTCCTTCTGGTACCACCTCTATGGGCCCCAGACCG GGACTCTGCGCCTGGCAATGAAgcgagaaggggagagagaaaggcacCTGTGGTCGCAGTCTGGCACCCACGGCAACCGCTGGCACGAGGCCTGGGccaccctccaccacccgcaggaCTCCAGCGCCAAGTACCAA CTGCTGTTCGAGGGCCTCCGGGACGGGTACCATGGCACCATGGCGCTGGACGACGTGACTGTGCGGCCTGGGCCCTGCTGGGCCCCCAAGCGCTGCTCCTTCGAGGACTCGGCCTGCGGCTTCTCCACGGGGGGCCGGGGCCTCTGGACACGCCAGGCCAATGCCACGGGCCAGGCGGCCCGGGGCCCCCCTGCAGACCACACCACAGAGACGGCTCAGG GGCACTACATGGTCGTGGACACGAGCCCGCAGGCCCTGCCCCGTGGCCACGTGGCTTCCCTGATTTCAGAGGAGCACAGGCCCCTGGCCCAGGCCGCCTGCCTGACCTTCTGGTACCACCTGAGCCTCCGCAACCCAG GCACCCTGAGGGTCCACGTGGAGGAGGCTGAGAAGAGGCAGGTGCTCAGCATCGGCGCCCATGGAGGGCTTGCCTGGCGCCTGGGTAGCGTGGACTTGCAGGCCGAGCGGGCCTGGAGG GTGGTGTTTGAGGCCGTGGCCGCCGGCGTGGAGTGCTCCTACATCGCGCTGGACGACCTGCTCCTCCAGGACGGGCCCTGCCCTCGGCCAG CTTCCTGTGACTTTGAGGCTGGTCTGTGTGGCTGGAACCATctgccctggcctggcctgggcgGGTACAGCTGGGACTGGAGCAGTGGAGGCACGCCCTCCCGCTACCCCCAGCCGCCTGTGGACCACACCCTGGGCACAGAGGCAG GCCACTTTGCTCTCTTCGAAACGGGCGTGCTGGGCCCAGGGGGCCGAGCGGCCTGGCTGCGGAGCCAGCCACTGCCTGCCACCGAGGCCTCCTGCCTCCGCTTCTGGTACCACATGGGCTTTCCTGAGCATTTCT ACAAGGGTGAGCTGAGGGTACTCCTGAGCAGCACCCGGGGTCAGCTGGCCGTGTGGGGCGCGGGCGGGCACCTGCGGCACCAGTGGCTGGAAGGCCAGGTGGAAGTGGCCAGCGCCGAGGAGTTCCAG ATCGTGTTTGAAGCCACTCTGGGCGGCCAGCCAGCCCTGGGGCCCATTGCCCTGGATGACGTTGAGTACCTGGCCGGGCAACGTTGCCAGCTGCCTACACCCAGCCAGG GAGACACAGCAGTGGCCACGTCGGTGCCAGCGGTGGTTGGCGgcaccctcctcctcctcgtGCTGCTGGTGTTGCTTGGACTTGCGGGACGGCACTGGCTGCAGAACAGGGGGGGCTGCCCCTTCTGGCGGGAGACGGACACCGTGGCCCCCAGCTTTGACAACATTCTCTTCAATGCG GGCCATGTCACCCTGCCAGCATCGGTCACCAATGACCAGTAG
- the EDF1 gene encoding endothelial differentiation-related factor 1 isoform X3 gives MAESDWDTVTVLRKKGPTAAQAKSKQAILAAQRRGEDVETSKKWAAGQNKQHSITKNTAKLDRETEELHHDRVTLEKINEKPQVIADYESGRAIPNNQVLGKIERAIGLKLRGRDIGKPIEKGPRAK, from the exons ATGGCTGAGAGTGACTGGGACACGGTGACGGTGCTGCGCAAAAAGGGCCCCACGGCCGCCCAGGCCAAGTCCAAGCAG GCCATCTTAGCAGCTCAGAGACGAGGAGAAGATGTGGAGACTTCCAAGAAAT GGGCCGCCGGCCAGAACAAACAGCATTCGATCACCAAGAACACAGCCAAGCTGGACCGGGAGACCGAGGAGCTGCACCACGACCGGGTGACCCTGGAG AAAATCAACGAAAAGCCACAGGTCATCGCGGACTATGAGAGTGGCCGGGCCATTCCTAACAACCAGGTTCTGGGCAAGATCGAGAGAGCCATCG GCCTCAAGCTCCGGGGGAGAGACATTGGGAAGCCGATCGAGAAGGGGCCGAGGGCGAAATGA